One window from the genome of Streptococcus halotolerans encodes:
- a CDS encoding pentapeptide repeat-containing protein, which yields MLSAPLSCWALSDLSGFSGESFSKLSFSGVSISDSSILGSSFSGFSFLGFSFSDSSILGSSFSGFSVLGSSFLGSSFSGFSISVPSISGFPVSGSCIPGLSISGFSVSDSSVLGSSLSGFSFSDSSVLGSSFSGFSFSDSSVLGSSLLGFSFSGFPVSGSSFSGSSFSGSSFSGSSFSGSSFSGFSVSDLSILGLSFSGFSFSDSSILGSSLSGFSVSDSSILGSSLSGFSVSGSSLLGSSISGFSVSDSSVLGSSLSGFFVSDSSLLGSSFSGTSGR from the coding sequence TTGCTTTCCGCACCTTTGTCTTGTTGGGCTTTGTCAGACTTGAGCGGATTTTCTGGAGAATCTTTTTCGAAGCTCTCTTTTTCAGGTGTCTCCATTTCAGACTCCTCTATTTTAGGCTCGTCGTTTTCAGGTTTCTCTTTTTTAGGCTTCTCTTTTTCAGACTCCTCTATTTTAGGCTCGTCGTTTTCAGGCTTCTCTGTTTTAGGCTCATCGTTTTTAGGTTCTTCTTTTTCAGGATTCTCCATTTCAGTCCCATCGATTTCAGGTTTCCCAGTTTCAGGCTCCTGTATTCCAGGCTTGTCCATTTCAGGTTTTTCTGTTTCAGACTCCTCTGTTTTAGGCTCGTCTCTTTCAGGTTTCTCTTTTTCAGACTCTTCTGTTTTAGGCTCGTCGTTTTCAGGCTTCTCTTTTTCAGACTCTTCTGTTTTAGGCTCGTCTCTTTTAGGTTTCTCTTTTTCAGGCTTCCCTGTTTCAGGCTCTTCTTTTTCAGGCTCTTCTTTTTCAGGCTCTTCTTTTTCAGGCTCTTCTTTTTCAGGCTCTTCTTTTTCAGGCTTCTCTGTTTCAGACTTATCAATTTTAGGTTTGTCTTTTTCAGGTTTTTCTTTTTCAGACTCCTCTATTTTAGGCTCGTCTCTTTCAGGTTTTTCTGTTTCAGACTCCTCTATTTTAGGCTCGTCTCTTTCAGGTTTTTCTGTTTCAGGCTCATCGCTTTTAGGTTCGTCCATTTCAGGTTTTTCTGTTTCAGACTCCTCTGTTTTAGGCTCGTCTCTTTCAGGTTTTTTTGTTTCAGACTCCTCGCTTTTAGGTTCGTCTTTTTCAGGGACATCAGGTAGATGA
- a CDS encoding YhdH/YhfP family quinone oxidoreductase codes for MDTFKAMYLEDNQGQLALGSKEITLDDLSPGEVVIKVDYSSLNYKDKLAVQPKGGVIRNYPMIPGIDLAGIVVSSDSADFQEGQEVLVTGYEMGMSHTGGFSEYARVPKDWVIPLPKGLSLKDAMVYGTAGLTAILSILALENAGLSDSKEARVLVTGASGGVGSVALALLKARGYSNVTALVRKDYQEPLVSRLGADQVIRPEAIFIKEKPLLLKEQYEFVLDTVGGDVASHLLPQLAYGGAMSLCGNAGGIGLKTTVLPFILRGVNVLGIDSVNISHQKRLEAWSALAQYHQILEKLETNTIGLEELPKHLETLKTGSHLGRTIVSLID; via the coding sequence ATGGATACTTTTAAAGCCATGTATTTAGAAGATAATCAAGGGCAGTTAGCGCTGGGTTCTAAGGAAATCACATTAGATGATCTTAGTCCAGGTGAGGTAGTGATCAAAGTAGATTACAGCTCGCTCAATTACAAGGATAAGTTAGCAGTTCAGCCCAAGGGCGGAGTAATTCGAAACTACCCAATGATACCAGGAATTGACTTGGCTGGGATAGTAGTGTCATCAGACAGTGCTGATTTTCAAGAAGGCCAAGAAGTCCTTGTCACAGGCTATGAGATGGGCATGTCACACACGGGCGGCTTTTCAGAGTATGCGCGTGTGCCTAAAGACTGGGTGATTCCCCTGCCCAAAGGGCTTAGTTTGAAAGATGCTATGGTTTACGGAACAGCTGGTTTAACAGCGATTTTGTCGATTTTGGCTTTGGAAAATGCTGGACTGTCAGATAGCAAAGAGGCGCGTGTTTTAGTGACAGGAGCCAGTGGTGGGGTCGGATCAGTTGCGCTAGCGCTTTTAAAAGCGCGTGGTTATAGTAATGTGACAGCCCTAGTACGCAAAGATTATCAAGAGCCGCTTGTCAGTCGTTTAGGGGCTGACCAAGTCATTCGACCAGAAGCGATTTTTATTAAAGAAAAGCCTTTGTTGTTGAAAGAACAGTATGAGTTTGTCCTTGATACGGTTGGTGGTGATGTGGCCAGTCATTTGCTTCCTCAGTTAGCTTATGGAGGAGCCATGTCCTTGTGTGGCAATGCAGGGGGGATTGGATTAAAAACGACTGTCTTACCCTTTATCTTACGAGGGGTTAATGTATTAGGCATAGACTCTGTTAATATCAGTCATCAGAAACGCCTTGAAGCCTGGTCAGCATTAGCTCAATACCATCAAATCCTTGAGAAGTTAGAGACGAATACGATTGGCTTAGAGGAACTTCCTAAGCACTTGGAAACGCTCAAAACAGGCAGCCATTTAGGACGAACCATCGTTAGTCTAATAGATTAG
- the nusG gene encoding transcription termination/antitermination protein NusG produces the protein MLDSFDKGWFVLQTYSGYENKVKENLLQRAQTYNMLDNILRVEIPTQTVNVEKNGKTKEVEENRFPGYVLVEMVMTDEAWFVVRNTPNVTGFVGSHGNRSKPTPLLEEEIRSILISMGQTVDVFDTNIKAGDVVQIVDGAFMGQEGRVVEIDGNKVKLMINMFGTETQADLELYQIAELA, from the coding sequence ATGTTAGATTCATTTGATAAGGGCTGGTTTGTCCTTCAAACTTATTCAGGTTACGAAAATAAAGTTAAAGAAAACCTATTGCAACGCGCGCAGACTTATAACATGTTAGATAACATTTTGCGTGTTGAAATCCCCACACAAACGGTTAACGTTGAGAAAAATGGAAAAACTAAAGAAGTCGAAGAAAATCGTTTTCCAGGTTATGTCTTGGTTGAAATGGTGATGACGGATGAAGCATGGTTTGTGGTGCGTAATACCCCAAACGTTACCGGTTTTGTGGGATCACACGGTAACCGTTCGAAACCAACACCGCTTTTGGAAGAAGAAATTCGTTCGATTCTTATCTCTATGGGTCAAACTGTTGATGTCTTTGATACCAACATCAAAGCTGGTGATGTGGTGCAAATCGTTGATGGTGCCTTTATGGGACAAGAGGGACGTGTTGTTGAGATTGATGGTAACAAGGTCAAATTGATGATTAACATGTTTGGCACTGAGACTCAGGCAGATCTTGAATTATACCAAATTGCGGAGTTGGCATAA